ATCGGCGAGACCTTTGGCGTCCCGTTCCAGCAGACTGACGCGTACACACCCGACGAGGGGGACACCCACGAGATGGAGTTCAACCACCAGTCCCTGACGCTGCTGGTCAACGTCGACGGCTACGTCGAGCGCGCCTACGCTGGCGGTGCGCCCCAGCCTGATGTCGTGCTCGACGACCTGACAGCAGTTCGGAATCACTTCGAATGAACCGGAGGGAGTTCGTCGCCGCGGCGGCGAGCGTGGGGGTGCTCGGAACGGGTGCGGCCGTCGCGACCGACCGGATCGATCTGAGAGAACCGTCCGATACGGCGACGGTCGAGCCGATCGAAATAGAGACGCTCGACGGGCCGGGGAGCACGGCCGGGTCGATGGCCGTTCCCGAACATGGGCGCGTCACGCTCGTGTCCGTCTTTGCAACGTGGTGTCGCATCTGTGAAGATTCGATGCCCGCATTGGGGCAGGTTTACGACGGGTACGGCGACGATGTCCGGTTTCTCTCGGTCTCGAACGAGGCTATCGGTGGAACGGTAACCAGGGACGATATCGTCGACTGGTGGGAACGTCACGACGGTCGCTGGCCGGTCGGCGTCGATACCGATCTGGCACTGACTGCCGAGTTCGACGTCGGAACCGTTCCGACGACGCTCGTGCTGGGCGCAGACAACGAGGTTGCGTGGCGCTCGACCGGCGAGAAGACGGTCGAGGAACTACACTCCGGCATCCACGGAGCGCTGGGTAACCCATGAGTTCGCTCGGCTTTCTCGCCGCGGCAGGGCTGGCCGCGGGTGCTGGCGTCGCGACGTTTTTCTCGCCGTGTGCGTACGCCCTGCTCCCCGGCTACGTGGGCTACTACGTCGCCGCGACGGGCGACGAGGAACCGCCGCTATCGGGGGCGTTGCTCCGGGGCGGCGCGGCGACCGGCGGCGTCGTGCTCGTGTTCGCCGTGCTGGCCCTGATCGCGGTGGCAGTTCAGCAGTCGATCGAGGCGTATCTTCCAACGGTGGAGCTACTCGTCGGCGTCGCGCTGGTGGCCCTTGGCGTCGCGCTGGCTGCCGACCTCGGCCCGCGTCCCCACGTCTCGCTTCCGGAGCGACGGACGACCGTCCTCGGCTTCGGGGGCTTCGGGGCGCTGTACGCGCTCGCGGCTGCGGGCTGTGTCGCACCCCTGTTCCTCTCGATCGTCTTCCAGTCGGTCGCGCTGCCGACTGCCCAGACGGTCGGCGTCCTTGCGGTCTATGCAGGAACGTTCGGCGCGCTGATGCTGGCGACGACCGTCCTGACCGCGGTAGGCCACGGGATCGGTGTCGGTCGAGTGGCGCTGCCGACCCACCGTCTCGTCCGGATCGGTGGGGGCGTTCTCGTCGTTGCAGGACTGGTCCAGATCTGGCTGGCGCTCTAATCCGCCTCCGGGGCTTTCTTTTATCCCCTCGTCGTTCGTGCGTGTATGCTGACGCTACTGTGGCTTCTCGGCCTCTCTGCGATCGCTACGGCACTCGTCTGGAAGGGCAGCCTCTATCTCGAAGGCGCGGCGGACCGGCTGGCGCTGTACTACGGCCTGCCGGCAATCGTTCAGGGCTCGATCATCGCCGCGGTAGGTTCCAGTTTTCCGGAACTGGCGAGCGTCGTGATCGCAACCGTACTCTACGAGGAGTTCGTCCTCGGCGTCGGTGCGATCGTCGGCTCGGCGGTATTCAACATCCTCGTGATCCCCGCACTCTCGGTGCTGGCCCGCCGGGGGACTCTGGAGTCCAGTCGCGCGCTGGTCTACCGCGAGGCGCAGTTCTACATCATCTCCGTCGCCGCGCTCTTGCTGGTCTTTTCATTTGCCGTGATCTACTATCCGGTCAACGGGGACGGTGGACTGGTTGGTGAGATCACGCGTCCGCTCGCACTCGCCGCGATCGCACTGTACGGCCTCTATCTATTCATTCAGCAACAGGAGACGAGCGACTTCGACGCGCCAGTCCCACCGTCGTCGCTCTCGGTCGGCAAGCAGTGGGGACTGCTTGCACTGGGTTTGCTGGTGATTCTGGTCGGCGTCGAGTTGCTCGTCCGCGCCGCGGTGGGCCTGGGGGAGTTCTTCGGCACGCCATCGTTCCTCTGGGGGCTGACGATCATCGCCGCCGGAACGAGCTTGCCGGATGCGATCATCAGCGTTCGCGCTGCACAGCACGGCGACTCGACGATCAGCCTCGCGAACGTCTTCGGGAGCAACATCTTCGATCTGCTGGTCGCGATCCCGGTCGGTGTGTTGATAATCGGTGCTGCGGAGATCGACTTCGCGGTCGCCGCGCCGATGATGGGCTTTCTGATCGTCGCCACGATCGCCCTCTTCGGGGCCGCGCGGACCGACTTCGAGATTACCGATCCCGAAGCGTGGCTGTTGCTCTGTCTGTACGGACTCTTCGTCTGCTGGATGGTCCTGGAAAGCGTCGGCGTGACGAGTTTCGTCCTATAACAGGCGCTCAAGCAACTCGATGGGATGTGGTGGCTTCTCGGTCGTCCGATCCCACTCTCCCAGCTGGCTCCGACAGGACGTCCCCGGCGTGGTGATGAGCTCGCCGTCGCTGCGCTCGACCTGATCGAAGAGGATCGAGCCGATCGCCCGGCTCATCGAGAAGTGTTCGGCCTCGTAGCCGAAGCTTCCGGCCATCCCACAGCAGCCGCTGTCGAGTTCGTCCACGTCGTAGCCCGCCCGTTCGAGGACAGTCGCGACGTGGTGGTCACGTTTCGTCGCTTTCTGGTGGCAGTGGCCGTGGTAGGTCACTGCGGCGTCACCGCCGGTCGGGACATCGAGCGCGAAACCATTCAGGTACTCCATGATCCCGTAGCTGTTCCCGGCTACTCGCTCGACGTCCTCACCGTCCAGCAAGTCGAGATAGTCCGACTGGACCATTACGGCGTCGGAGGGCTCGATGAAGACGACGTCCCAGCCGTCCTCGACGTCGGGCGCGAGTTCGGCGACGTTCTTCTCGGCGCGCTGGCGCGCCAGTCCGAGAAAGCCCTTCGAGAACGGCGGGCGACCGCTTCCGGTTACGTCCTCGGGGACCCTGACGTGGGCCCCGGCAGCTTCGAGGACGCGGATCGCCGCCAGCCCGATCTCGGGATCGCTATAGTTGGTGTACGTATCGGGGAACAACAGGACCTTCCGATCGGCTTCTTCCTCGCCCACTTCGACATCCCTGTCGGCCGCCTGGTCGACGAGCGAGCGGCGCTCGAAGGTCGGCAGGTTGCGCTCGCGAGCGATGCCGACGAGCTTCTCGGTCAGGATGCCCGAACCGGGGAGCTTTCCGAACCAGTTCGGCAGTGGGGCGATTGCGCTCCCGACCGTGGCGACGAGTTCGACGTTGGCGAACAGGCGATCGCGCAGGCTTGCCCCCTCGCGCTGGTGGTACTCGTGGGTCATCTCGGCTTTGAGCTTCGCCATGTCGACCTCGCTGGGACAGTCCCGTGCACAGCCCTTGCAGCCGATACACAGGTCGAGAACCTCGGTCACGAACTCGTCGGAGAACGCTTCGTCCTCGGGCAGTTCGCCGCTCATTGCGCGTCGGAGCGCGTTCGCCCGGCCGCGTGTGCTCGTGATCTCCTCGTCTGCGGCGCGGTAGGTCGGACACATCACGCCGCCGGTCGTCTCCTGACTCCCACGACAGTCCCCACAACCGTGACAGAGCTCTGCCATCCCCTGAAAGCCGTTCTCGTTCTCCCAGGACAGGACGGGATCGAATCCGGCCTCGAAGCTGTAGTCGGAGTCGAATCGGAGGTTCTCGGTCATGTCGGGTGCGGTCCGGTCGTGTCCCGGGCGGGAGCCACAGACCTGCCCCGGATTGAGCAGCCAGTCCGGGTCGAACGCCGCCTTCAGCTCCCGGAAGATGTCCCATACCTCGTCGCCGTAGAGCTTGCGGTTCCATCCCGTTCGGGCCCTGCCGTCGCCGTGTTCTCCCGAAATCGAGCCGTCGTGCTCGACGACGAGGTCGGTGACGGCGTCGGCGACTGCCTCCATTTGCTCGATTCCCCCTGCCGTCTTCGTATCGATCAGCGGGCGGATATGTAGACAGCCCGGCCCCGCGTGGCCGTAGAAACTGGCGAACGTGTCGTGCTCGGCCAGCACCTCCTGTACGTCTGCCACGTACTCTGGGAGGTTCTCCGGGGGGACGGCCGTATCCTCGATAAAGGAGATGTGTTTCGCGTCCGACGTCCGGGAGAGCAGGATCGGCAGGCCGGACTTGCGGAGTTGCCAGAAGGTCGCGCGGCGCTCGGGCTCGTGGGCCTCCAGGGCGTCGAAGGCCGTGGTCGGCGCGTCGGTGCGGGCCGCCGCAGTCGGGGCTGGATTGCCCTCGGGCGTCACGCCGGGAACCCGGTCGGCGGACAGATCCGCGACGCGCTGGACTCCCTCGGCCTCGCTGTCGGCGTAGAACTCCACGAGCAGGGCCGTGTCGGTTCCAGCAGGGAGCATCCCGACGAGGTCGGCGAACTCCGCGGTCTCCCGCGCCAGATCGAGCAAGACGTCGTCGAGCACCTCCACGGCAGCGGGATCGTGGTCGAGGATCGGCGCGACGTCCTCCATGGCGTGGCGTAACTCCTCGTAACACAGCAGCGCGACCGCCTTCGTTTCGGGAACCGGTTCCAGCGAGACCGTCGCCTCGGTGATGATCGCGAGGGTCCCCTCGCTTCCGGCGAGCAATCGCGCGAGGTTGACCGACCCATCCTCGGCCTCATCGAGGAGTCGGTCGAGGTTGTAGCCCGAGACGTTCCGCTTCAGCTGTGGGTACACCTCCCGGATCGATCCGCTGTGGGTATCGATGATCTCGACGACGCCCGCGTAGATCCGAGCTTTCGGGTCCCCGTCCGGATCCGCGCGCTCGCGGAGCGTCGACAGCGACACCTCGCCGAAGGTGGTGACGGTACCGTCTGCGAGGACGGCCTCGACCTCCTCGACGTAGGCGTCGGTCAGTCCGTATTTCAGCGAATGTGCACCGGTCGAGTTGTTACCGATCGCGCCGCCGATCGTGCTCCGGTTTCCCGCAGCCGGATCGGGCGCGAACTTCAGGTCGTGCGGTTCGAGCGAGCGATTGAGTTCGTCGACGATCGCCCCGGACTGAACGCGGGCGGTCTCCGTTTCGGCATCGATCGTCAGCAGGCCGTCCATGTGGCGTGTGAAGTCCAGCACGACCGCCTCGTTGACGGCCTGCCCGGCGAGGCTCGTCCCGCCGCCGCGAGGCAGAACCGGGATCTCCCGTCGCGCGCAGTAGGCCATTACCGTGGAGACATCGTCGGTTGAGTCCGGGTAGACGACGCCGATCGGCGTCACCTCGTAGGCGCTCGCGTCGGTAGCGTACAGCGACTTCGAGTACTCGTCGAACCGGACGTCGCCGTCGATACGCCGTTCGAGGTCGTCGACCAGTCCGCTCCGGCGAACCTCGTCGCTCCGGTAGTCGTACGATGCTCGCCGGTCGGCCGCGGGTGGGTGGAAGGAATCGCTCATGGATGGTAGATCGAGTGAGAGAGCGCCAGTAGTAGGTGTATATACAAACCTCTCGGTAATGAATGGTTCGGGACCTGCCCGTGGATGACCAATTCACTCGTCGATAGATCTCCAGTTTTATCTGAAAGCAAGTTACAAACCGATAGCTGAGTGAGGTACTGTGTAACATGCTACCACGATATTGGCGGAGATACTGGCAAACAAATTATTACCCAGGGGGCCGTTACTCTTCGTATGGACACACGGATCCGAAAGCCACGGTCCCGCACATGTGAGCTCTGCGGTCGCCAGGAAGTCTGGAGCGACGAGAAAGGGACATGGAAGATCGTCACCGAGGACGGCGAGCGGCAGGTTGGGGATCCACACTGCCTCCACGAGTGGGACATCACGGGTGCGTTCACGCCCATCGAGACGACCGACGCGTAGGGCCAGCAGTCTTTTTGTGCGATCGCAAACACCGTCCAGCCATGCCGACAGTCTACATCACCGCCCCGCCCGACGCGGCCGACGAGATCGCCCGAACACTGGTCGAGGAGCGACTGGCCGCCTGCGTGAACCGGATCGACTGCGAATCGACGTATCGCTGGGACGGTGCGATCCACGAGGACGAAGAGGAGATACTGCTGGCGAAGACAACCGAGGCTGCGTATCCCAACCTTGTCGACCGCGTCGAGGCCATCCACCCCTACGATGTCCCGTGTATCGAACGCTTCGACGAAACTGGAATACTCGACGCATTTGCGAGCTGGCGCAACGCGTCGGTCGGGCCGTCGGACGCCTGAAAGGGACTTGCCCCCTCGTCCAACCCACCAATCGTGTGTGCATGTCACACAGTGTCTCTCCCGCGGCAGAAAGATAATCCTTAAAAATCACGCGGCGGTTCTACCCTATATGGCTGGAACTATCGAAGTACTCGTCCCCGGTGGCCAGGCCAACCCCGGCCCGCCGCTCGGCCCGGAGCTTGGCCCGACACCCGTGGACGTGCAGGCTGTCGTACAGCAGATCAACGACGAGACCGAAGCGTTCGACGGCACCGAGGTCCCCGTCACCGTCGAG
This genomic window from Natranaeroarchaeum aerophilus contains:
- a CDS encoding TlpA family protein disulfide reductase yields the protein MNRREFVAAAASVGVLGTGAAVATDRIDLREPSDTATVEPIEIETLDGPGSTAGSMAVPEHGRVTLVSVFATWCRICEDSMPALGQVYDGYGDDVRFLSVSNEAIGGTVTRDDIVDWWERHDGRWPVGVDTDLALTAEFDVGTVPTTLVLGADNEVAWRSTGEKTVEELHSGIHGALGNP
- a CDS encoding cytochrome c biogenesis CcdA family protein; protein product: MSSLGFLAAAGLAAGAGVATFFSPCAYALLPGYVGYYVAATGDEEPPLSGALLRGGAATGGVVLVFAVLALIAVAVQQSIEAYLPTVELLVGVALVALGVALAADLGPRPHVSLPERRTTVLGFGGFGALYALAAAGCVAPLFLSIVFQSVALPTAQTVGVLAVYAGTFGALMLATTVLTAVGHGIGVGRVALPTHRLVRIGGGVLVVAGLVQIWLAL
- a CDS encoding sodium:calcium antiporter, whose protein sequence is MLTLLWLLGLSAIATALVWKGSLYLEGAADRLALYYGLPAIVQGSIIAAVGSSFPELASVVIATVLYEEFVLGVGAIVGSAVFNILVIPALSVLARRGTLESSRALVYREAQFYIISVAALLLVFSFAVIYYPVNGDGGLVGEITRPLALAAIALYGLYLFIQQQETSDFDAPVPPSSLSVGKQWGLLALGLLVILVGVELLVRAAVGLGEFFGTPSFLWGLTIIAAGTSLPDAIISVRAAQHGDSTISLANVFGSNIFDLLVAIPVGVLIIGAAEIDFAVAAPMMGFLIVATIALFGAARTDFEITDPEAWLLLCLYGLFVCWMVLESVGVTSFVL
- a CDS encoding FAD-binding and (Fe-S)-binding domain-containing protein, encoding MSDSFHPPAADRRASYDYRSDEVRRSGLVDDLERRIDGDVRFDEYSKSLYATDASAYEVTPIGVVYPDSTDDVSTVMAYCARREIPVLPRGGGTSLAGQAVNEAVVLDFTRHMDGLLTIDAETETARVQSGAIVDELNRSLEPHDLKFAPDPAAGNRSTIGGAIGNNSTGAHSLKYGLTDAYVEEVEAVLADGTVTTFGEVSLSTLRERADPDGDPKARIYAGVVEIIDTHSGSIREVYPQLKRNVSGYNLDRLLDEAEDGSVNLARLLAGSEGTLAIITEATVSLEPVPETKAVALLCYEELRHAMEDVAPILDHDPAAVEVLDDVLLDLARETAEFADLVGMLPAGTDTALLVEFYADSEAEGVQRVADLSADRVPGVTPEGNPAPTAAARTDAPTTAFDALEAHEPERRATFWQLRKSGLPILLSRTSDAKHISFIEDTAVPPENLPEYVADVQEVLAEHDTFASFYGHAGPGCLHIRPLIDTKTAGGIEQMEAVADAVTDLVVEHDGSISGEHGDGRARTGWNRKLYGDEVWDIFRELKAAFDPDWLLNPGQVCGSRPGHDRTAPDMTENLRFDSDYSFEAGFDPVLSWENENGFQGMAELCHGCGDCRGSQETTGGVMCPTYRAADEEITSTRGRANALRRAMSGELPEDEAFSDEFVTEVLDLCIGCKGCARDCPSEVDMAKLKAEMTHEYHQREGASLRDRLFANVELVATVGSAIAPLPNWFGKLPGSGILTEKLVGIARERNLPTFERRSLVDQAADRDVEVGEEEADRKVLLFPDTYTNYSDPEIGLAAIRVLEAAGAHVRVPEDVTGSGRPPFSKGFLGLARQRAEKNVAELAPDVEDGWDVVFIEPSDAVMVQSDYLDLLDGEDVERVAGNSYGIMEYLNGFALDVPTGGDAAVTYHGHCHQKATKRDHHVATVLERAGYDVDELDSGCCGMAGSFGYEAEHFSMSRAIGSILFDQVERSDGELITTPGTSCRSQLGEWDRTTEKPPHPIELLERLL
- a CDS encoding HEWD family protein; its protein translation is MDTRIRKPRSRTCELCGRQEVWSDEKGTWKIVTEDGERQVGDPHCLHEWDITGAFTPIETTDA
- the cutA gene encoding divalent-cation tolerance protein CutA translates to MPTVYITAPPDAADEIARTLVEERLAACVNRIDCESTYRWDGAIHEDEEEILLAKTTEAAYPNLVDRVEAIHPYDVPCIERFDETGILDAFASWRNASVGPSDA